A section of the Chlorocebus sabaeus isolate Y175 chromosome 17, mChlSab1.0.hap1, whole genome shotgun sequence genome encodes:
- the LOC103222348 gene encoding large ribosomal subunit protein uL11-like: MRPKCDPNEIKVVYLRCTVGEVGATSALAPKIGPLGLSPKKAGDDIAKAMGDWNGLRITVKLTIQNRQAQIEVVPSASTLIIKALKEPPRDRKKQENIQHSGNVTFDEIINIPRQMRHRPLARELTGTIKEILGTAQSVGCNVDGCHPHDIIDDINSGAVECPVS; this comes from the coding sequence ATGCGGCCGAAGTGTGACCCCAATGAGATCAAAGTCGTATACCTGAGGTGCACTGTGGGTGAAGTCGGTGCCACGTCTGCACTGGCCCCGAAGATCGGCCCCCTgggcctgtctccaaaaaaggcTGGTGATGACATTGCCAAGGCAATGGGTGACTGGAATGGCCTGAGGATTACGGTGAAACTGACCATTCAGAACAGACAGGCCCAGATTGAGGTGGTGCCTTCTGCCTCCACCCTGATCATCAAAGCCCTCAAGGAACcaccaagagacagaaagaaacaggaaaacattcAACATAGTGGGAATGTCACTTTTGATGAGATCATCAACATTCCTCGACAGATGCGGCACCGACCTTTAGCCAGAGAACTCACTGGAACCATTAAAGAAATCCTGGGGACTGCCCAGTCTGTGGGCTGTAATGTTGATGGCTGCCACCCTCATGACATCATAGATGACATCAACAGTGGTGCTGTGGAATGCCCAGTTAGTTAA